CTCCCCTCTCTCAAAGCTATTCTCTCCAAGATCTATTCGTTTCGAGGTGTTTCGAGCTAGATTTGATTAAGATCTTTCATCCTTATGATCATCTACAATTATTATAGATAATATGCCTTTGGAATCTGATTAATTGAgtcatagatgagtattcaatccaggccatggggtttgggttgggttaattgGTTAAACGTTTACCGATTTCTTGTTATTTGGGTGATTAATGAGCGATTTATGTTTGTAATGGATCAAGGATCAATTGATGGTTACATGGTGTTAACTAAGTCTTAAAAGATGCCTTGAAGTGATCTAGAAAGTTTCAGGTTGTGAGGGCTTGAGATAGGTTTGAAACGAAAGAAACACGAAAATCCCGTTTTTGGAAAATCTGAAGCCAGTGAGGCCCACTGGAATGTGGTGCGACCCACTGAGGGTTGGTTTTAGGTCAGAAAATGTTCAGTGCGCCCCACTGGATTGTTAGTGCGCCCCACTAACTGTTCTTCACCATTTTCGCTCCGTTTAACTTATATAATGTATGTTTAATGTATAATAGGTTGTCGGGGATACTTAGCAAGTACTATAAGATACTCTTAACTTGTTGGTAAGCTGTATCAAGGTAAGATGcactactttgacatgctgagggttcaacaaaaacatatttttcatataataacttccccaaatggtatcttgtttgcttatgggtattcgggattatacgggaggtgatatgggctatgtagatgcatattgaagcctgaaatgctaccccaatgatatgtactaatatgagatgctatgtatgcttaataaatgatatgatatgaaatgatatatgacatgagatgatagatgatacgaaatgatatatatatatattatgatatgaaagatgatatgtaatgttatacgatatgcaatgatatatgatgatgtacgtgatgtaacaatgtatgcgatatAATGATATGCTACGAAATGCTATATAATATCTTGAGTTGAAttgaaatgtgttatatgttgatgatatgtataatgtgcatgactacatggcttgttcatctagttcactagacttattaagttgtcatgactcgtgcacgtttaagggcccaaacgtaaaagatgatatgtgatgatgtttaggtaacgtggaaacctaaactatatgtgatgtaaaccgagctcgtatatgatatgaaagtgttaagcttaacccgtacttgcccttgcccggtgagtgcgtatatggttgcttgggtggctccttgcaacataattacgtggtttgagtatctccgggtggagtgattacctaccaatgtctttgaacgtACGGACTACTCCttgattggcttgccattccttaacgacactgaTGGACCGCTGAAAAGCTTATCCATCTAGACAAGTGTGAGGTTCCCCgttaggtcttatgaccgcctacacacaaacttacaccttatatgtgatgagtgacttatgtcacacctaatgtaagtgacttatgtcacactatacgatgatgcttatatgatatatgtgaagtaaaagatgattaggcacatcTAGGGTGATTTGACCTATTATGATGATGTTCGATGCGATGATATGTTGTGGATGATGTGATGCTTTAATGTTATATGTGCCTTAGCGATTTAATacgacttttatataatattttaaatggacaaacgtttaaTAAActttgtgttatcttacttagctaattcgttagctaacacttgctcttttaaaatgtgttgttccctcaggtccaacattagtgagcaggtagatgtgagaagacgtgaggcatgggtagatgatcttgaagctggctatagtttacccatagtggttgttcgctttagacatttgctttatgtttagataaaaatgaattgtattgataatgtagttggttgtttaatgttgggcaaccgatgggtttccatttgaacttattttgatgatatggctagtaacaccatttaatgaataaacgaAAGAAAGCATATATCTTAACATACAAGGGGGATCTTGGATATAAGTGACATCATTGgccttacataacacaacgTGTTTTGGGCGCATAGGGTGTGGATGAGAGAAGAACTCCACAGTTAAACGTGCTCGGGCGGCCATAATGCCATATGGGTGACCATTCTGGAAAGTTTacccgagcaaccagaaacaaatcCATGAGCCTGCGGGCAAAGTGGACAATATTGTAttgtggtaaggcggggtgttacagtacgTGTACGATTTCCCATTATACGATGAGGTTTTTCAATATCGACTGAatgtttgaaaatatataatctcTCTCTTTTGATATTCGATTTACAGAAAAATATGGTGTGTTAAATTCATCTTAGTATGTGTCCTGATGATACATGTTTAAAAGACCGAAGTATTATTTTCGTACACAGAGAATACATAATAGGGTAGTACATTGAGATTTAAGATAACATATGAAGCCATGAGAATGTTATTAAACTATCgttgtttttattaatgaagATTATCAAATCAGACTTCGAAAGCCTGGAATAGAATTAAAAGATTACTCCTCGATGTCTAAATTCATTTTATGttctttgtaaattgtaattcaCATCGAACACTAAGAACCTAATAAATTTATGAACTCTTATAgtttaaaggaaaatgattaatcaacctaattggtgggcctaaagatatgcctaaaactttaaaaatttgatatgtgaattccactaattctcttttctaatcttgtcccctgatttttccacatgtcatcatcttacaattagaCACATCTTTAGGCACCGCATTTCTTGGTCCAAATAGTAAAAAGTTACTACAGATTTGTGTTTGCGGAGTGAATCTTGATATTTAATTTACCTTTGCATTTACTGAATGTAATCCTCTGGCtaagtttcttctttttttgcttAAAATGACTGCACCAAAGTTTGATCTCCTATACGAGAGGGGTATGGGTATAGACCGAAAGCACCTTCACTGGCCATGGACTACTCAATCGGACAATATCAGCACATTAGGAAAATAGAGTGATGGCCTTGACGTTGATCTGTCCAAAATTCACAGAGGTGGGATGGTGGGAATAGCAACCAACTTGTGTGAACAGGGTTCAATACAATAACACTTTATTGTAGAAAACAGAAGCATAAATAAAACAGGTAAATGCTTCTAACAGGTCAAACTGATCGATAGACATCCAAAGTATACAAAATTACTACGCTTTTACTATCCTAAATAGGTTTAATTCTGAATGTTACATTATTCAACTACTAATACATTTTCCACTAAGTGGCTCCATATGTCAGAAAGATAATTAGCTGGCGATATAGCTGGCAATTCCATATCCTGTAAAtcagaaaaaggaaaagatagCAATCCGAAAGCCCACCAGCCACCCAGGATTCCCAAAAGGGTGTACTCCCGATCTCCTATCTTAACCTTGGCAATGCTGAAGGCCATGTAATCCTTTGCTTCGACTGTTTTTGCATATGATGGCTGTACAATGATCGGCACATTAATGTGTTATAAGTACATATACAGATATAATATACAACGGTATTTTCTTAATAAGGCAGTTTCAGTGGTTGTATGCATTAGATACACTCCGAATTACTTTTAACCTAATTCCTTATTTGTTCTATTTGTCTACTTGTTTGACACATTGGAGATAACATACCCAAATCAACTCATTTGCATATGAAGTTTAAGCATTTGACTGTTTTGAGTACACTACGAATGAGACCCATTTCCTTGTTATATTTCTTAAATCAACTTGTTTAACTTGTGAAAGACAAGACAAGCATACCCAAATCAACTCATTTATAGGTATATGGgtcattttgccacctctagggATGTACATCAGAACACATATGATCGATAAACACTTGGTAGAATATGTAGACTGGCAGAAACACTAACCTTGAGTTTCTGTAAGAAAAAATGTCGCCTTCCGTATTGTTGCTGCAACTGAAATGCCGAGAGAAGAAATTTGAAAGTTAGGCGGCATTGCAGAAATACTGATACAAGTAATGTGTTGATCAGATACCAAGAACATATGACCACTTGACCAGCTTCATTGATTCTTAGTCAGCACTCTTAGCTTACagacatcatatcatatcatacgTTATAATCAATTTGTGAATTTGAAGTGAACAATGTTTCACAGGGGCCCCTCTTATCATTGTGGTTTTAGTAAACTTCTATTTTCGgccctttaacttatttaacttTCCTACTTTTACCTTTATTATAGTTCAAACTTTGTTGTTGGTTTACAGTTTTGCTCTTTACTAGACTTTTCCAGTACCCTTAAACATCTTTAtgttttcatttcaaattttaagcTTTTCGAAGTTATGGTCCAGTTGACCCAGCGCAAAGCGTGGGCTGAAAAAAAACTCATTAATATCAATCATGTCTTGAAGTCAAGACAAGGTTTGAATATCACAGTGTGGCGAATACTCATATTTGAATTTATAGTTGGTGGTAGTGCAAATGTTTCGAAAACTATTATTCAGTTACATCTAAAAACGAAGCCTTTAGTTAAATGATGAAGTATGTAACAAGCTAAGTAGTGTCCTGACCTGttcaatgaataaataaacTGACAAAGGGTTGGGCTTTGTGCTAAGAAAAGTAAATATCACTTTAACTGCAAGAGCAACAGGAAAATTCCAGTTCCTCCACACAATCAAGAATAACCCAATAGGCACAACCAGCCTCCTGGCAAAGACCTTCAACTTGTATAAAAAATCATCCATAGTCTCTGATTCGTACAAGGCGCTGCTATGATCATCTACTGAACCGGCATCTCCTTCTACATCAGGTATAAATGATTTAGAAAACAGGCCAAAGTGGGTAGTATTTCATGTGGGTCAGAGCAGGTTTTCTTAAACCAAAACAAATTTTGACCAGTTTTTTGAGTTGGAAATAATAATTAGCGCgcaaatatgattatgaaaaatacatcatatagtaatcttatttttttaaggtAAACTGAAACGCTTTCATACAGAGAAATACACTTTGGAAGACTTTTGACCAGTTCAAACCATTTATctatctaattaataaaaattgttttaccTGTTTAACCCATTAACAAAAAAAGCATAGCTAAGCCCTGTCTAAAGTAGAAGGGTTACAATTACCACCTCCATATAAACCCATTCCGATCTGCTATATATAGAGAACTCAAACAAACAATGACCAGTTCATTAAGCTTTGACAAACAGAAAATGAGCTCCTTACCATCCATACAAAGTGCAAAGCGAGGAGGAATAAAAAAAGATCCTAGTACAGCTGACACACCTAATATCCTCCACATACTGAATTCATATCCTGATCATCGCATATCACCTCATTAGCATagatcaaaaccttttattatatcaAAACTTACAAAAGCAATTCTTAAATATGAGAAGCAACATCCTACATTGAGAGGCAACAAAACAGTTTGTAACACGTACTGCAAGGCAAACTGCTTCGGCACATTTACAAGCCAGTGTCAAGTATGCATACTTGTAAGTAAATGGTCAATAAAATAAAGACTAACATGTTTTACTGCACCATCTATATATCGTATTTTTACAAAAAGAACAGACAGCTCCAATAAccaaataagtaaaaaaaatgcaattcgATACTTAAAAGCATCAAGTAGCAGACCTTGCATACATATTAAAGTCATCACCCTCGTTCTTGAACttctaaataataatattattaagcCATGCTACATCTCCTCCACACGTATAGTAAGCTATCTAGTAGCATATAACTTGTGAAGGTCAAATAAGTTACTTACAACCACAATAGTGTTTTAGAGAAGACTCAAAACCACAATTAACTACATAAGAAATAATTGGAATGTAGTTTGTAGATAACATCTTCGATGATACATTTAAATTTCGATATTGAAGGTTGTGCACATCAATGGAATGTTAAGACGATATTTTTAGGACAACACAATCTCGTAATTCACACACCAATTACAAATCACATTGAATCTTTATATTACCCAACTGATCACTGTAACGTTAGCATGCTCCCACCAATGGATATAGAGCTTAAATAGTGCAGAAGATATTTCAATACGTATAACGCGTACTAATTTCAAATCAAAAAGTCCGCAGATACTAAATGATCAACTGGATATTAAATAAACTCGGCTAAACTTTAATTACTCAGAACCTCTATAGATAAACATTCATCACCTTTCATACGACATTCAAGttgttataaaagaaaaaaaaaaataaaggaaaacaTTACTGACCTAAGTTACACGATTTCAACATATTACGATACCTCTGCACAAGTAATTTCCAGTTAGTATTCAACTGATGAGTGTAGCCTCTCGAtactaatgatgatgatgagttaAAACCTGTAATCAACCTCTTGAATGGTTCGGATTTCCCTGAACCggaaataaataagtaaaagtTATGGATGGGTAATCGCTAATCCTACTTAATACTTGGCTATGCCCCTAACTCTACTGCACATATGAACATAATTTTTCAAACATAAATCATCAGAAACCACAGGTCCAGCAGAATAGTTATATAAATTACAAAAGTTAATCGAACTCTTATATGAAATAAAGTACGGTCAATTACATAAAAAGATGTGTTCTGTTGTATATATCGGAATTTCAACTATCGATATTGTACTTATCAAACCTTTTATTACCAAAAACATAACAGTGACCAGATTAATACATTAACTGGATATAGCTTAAGAGAAAAATTCCTCTACAAGACTAGGGTTCCTGggcatttaccctttttttttacattaaccGAATATATAGAATAACAATAACTAAAAGTTGGATACATACGACAGAAAAGTTGAATACATACAATAGCAAAATGTGCTACATTCTTATGCACTTTAACCctagataaaaataaaactcaCAGTACTAATCGACAAGAACGTAAGTAAGTGGATAAAAGAAAAACTGACCAGAAGTGTAAGCATTGGAAGTATGAAAATATCTATGTGTGAGAGGTGGTAATTTCCGATAACCAAAGGAAGGAGGAGTCCAGCCCCTCGATAATAAGGATGACGACTGAAAATTTGTCTTTAACGGTTCATACCGATAtcctgaaacatatataaaaactaagAACAATTTAAAGAACGGTGAAAACCGTTAAAATCGATGCTTCTGCATCTCAAATAAACACTAATACATGGATACATAGATACAAATTTCCATTATTTgtttaaaccctaaaccctaaacaaaaaagtgtaattttagGTTTTGGCGAATCAGTGTGTTGTTctaacacttaaataataatttagtataaactattttttatataaatttataatgcatcacaataaatttttggtttctTCTCACTttgttttaacatatatattataatagaaacaatatatatatatacacacattatattatactatatatatatataatagaaacgaagcagcagcagcaggtAGTTAGCTAAGGAGtagttttaagaaaataaaattaagaaaaaaaagataaaaaaaaaaaaaggtgactTACTGGTAGTGGAATGAGGAAGAGGGGTAGAAGGAGTAAGTGAGGTGGTTTTAGCCCTAATTAATCGGAGTAAGCGTACAGTGTTGTTATTATTGGCCAtagttttttagtatttttagaaaagttacagaattgaatgaattaaattttgaatacttttcttcttcttcaagacGAGGGAGGGAGGAAGAGCCGGAAGAAAATTGTTACCAATTTTTATTtcgattttaaaaaataaaaagcaatcaatgacaaaaatatatatatcgttGAAGTAATTACTTAAAAGGTAACTTACCtttttttagtttgtaaaaaaaatcatcGATGTAAATCCAACcttttgtgtttttctttttttcgaCGTcactaactttttatttttcttaacatgggtattaacttttataaaatttgtttagtGACCCGAGTCGAGTCGAGTGAAGTATTAGGATTTTAGACTCGTTTCGTCAATAATTATTCATATAGAGCTCGAATATTTAACTATTGTTTAAGCTCGAGTTGGAtacttaattaatatttttttgcaatttttgaagaCCTCGAACTCAATAAACTCATTTAGTTACTCGATAATTTTATTACCTAATATtcaatgtttattttttatgtcattcaatgtttatttatttgtatttcaaaGACCAATGGTTGTTAAACTGAGATGCGAGAGTGAGGTAGATGTAACACTTTGAAAGTATGGCCCATTTTAAGCATAACATTTTTTATGCATAAGACCACCTACAGTCCTACactgttttcttcaaaaattagATTACTCTTGAAAGTATTTGACACAATATAACTTTTGTAATCACATGACACACTgaaattgattaaaaatcaagaaTCTTGTTTAAACATGTTCGGTTTTGATCATTTATCAACCTTCTCGTCTAGCCTATTTTTCCACCTCTAGTTTGGAAAATTCAGCAGCACAATGTTAAGAGTTCGGAAGTATAcaggtggaaaaaaaaaatacttctaCATAACAATATTGATACTTTTTTATACAATGTTGACACTGTTTGCCTCTTTACACGGAGATGACAATTTTGATCGAGCCTAAAAGAATAACGCCAAAGTTTCTAAAGGCTAACATAAACATAACTTCTTGTGCACATAAGCATCAAAACACATTATTCAACAAAAAGCGACAGTCACTCAGGAATTTCATTAAACAGTTAAAAGAcacaaaaataaatttcaaaacaagctaaaaaataaatacacagatgacaagtatttaaaaaattttccaATTTCATGAtttacataaacaaacataataaaTAGCGTAAATCtaaatattgatataatttgatgataataatactaataataataataataataataataataataataataataataatatacctACCATGATTATGTAAGTGGATTAGGGTTTATAGAAGTGAGGAATTGATTGTGGCAGCAATTTAGCGGAAATTAATGTTTGTAATCAAATATATGTAGTTGTCGCCATTGctatttatttgattaaaaatccGCCATCGATGATATAGttaagagaaaatgtcacaaatagtccctatagtttgtcatattcgcattttgccccctATGTTTTTTTCCATTGCAAATGGTCCtttggtttttcattttcattgcaaCGAGTCCCTGACACTAACATCTGTTAGTTTTAACCGTTAAATGACTCACGTGCAATGcacgtgagggtataatcgtcaaCTTCGTAACTACAAGGACTATTtgggattaaaaaaaaaacatttttcaatttacaCAGTATATGTATATGGATCTGTATTTAGTTTGTTCatatatttgtatctatattATCTGTAAATCATCATTTATTTTCCTCCATCCAATTTATTATCTCTCCTTTTTTTTCCatcctttcttctttcttctttttccggTTCATCGGAAAAATGCAACATCGTCGGGAAATAACAAAGCATATCTGGATCTGAAAAAGCTCTCCGTCTTTGGCTACAGTCTCCGACCACCGGGAAAAAAAGACCCACTAGCCGCTTTGCTTCAAGTCCCCACCGCCGGAAAAAATCTTACTCAATCTCAAGAAACAGAAATTAGTGAACCCTTTTTTATCTCAAGAAAAATATTACCGGATCTCTTTTCTCTCCACTTCACGTTCACTATAATATGGTTGCTCCCGTTTTTTCCAATTCATATTTGAAATAGATAATAGCATATTTGATTTTAGCCTTGCAGGTCCATGTTGAGATGAGTTTTTATATCCCTTCATTGCAACCGAGCCCACATATAGGACTTTTGGtccatgatatatatatatatatggtggattgagttttcttttattatatttgggAATCTTACAAATTTATACTGAGTATTATGTGTGGCAAATAAGACCACCATTAT
The Erigeron canadensis isolate Cc75 chromosome 2, C_canadensis_v1, whole genome shotgun sequence DNA segment above includes these coding regions:
- the LOC122589608 gene encoding uncharacterized protein LOC122589608 → MANNNNTVRLLRLIRAKTTSLTPSTPLPHSTTRYRYEPLKTNFQSSSLLSRGWTPPSFGYRKLPPLTHRYFHTSNAYTSGKSEPFKRLITGFNSSSSLVSRGYTHQLNTNWKLLVQRYRNMLKSCNLGYEFSMWRILGVSAVLGSFFIPPRFALCMDEGDAGSVDDHSSALYESETMDDFLYKLKVFARRLVVPIGLFLIVWRNWNFPVALAVKVIFTFLSTKPNPLSVYLFIEQLQQQYGRRHFFLQKLKPSYAKTVEAKDYMAFSIAKVKIGDREYTLLGILGGWWAFGLLSFPFSDLQDMELPAISPANYLSDIWSHLVENVLVVE